The genomic window GTCATCGCGTACCGACGGCGTCTCCCATTGACTCCTATTCGCTTCGAACCACTTGTGAACTCGCTTCAAATCGTCCATTTGCTTCCGCGGCGTCGCAGTcctagaaagagagaagaaaaacgtacTTTGCGAGCGCCCAACGTgaaacgattcgacgcaCAGTGTCACTTCGTAGAGCATTTTGAGAAGGAGATGATAGAAAGTGCGAGACGTCTCTCTTTATCGCGCGagggaggggagaaggggGGAGGAGGAATATCTTTGCAATTTTTAACCTAAGACGGGCTCGCGATTTCTCTCTACTTTCTATGGTCACGCGATGGGCGTCTAGCGACGTCAACGCTGCTGAAATGCGCGTCCAAAGCGCGCACCATCGTGCCGAACTCCGATCGGGACATTAGCTGCGAAAGAAGGCGCGATAAGGCACGATCTCTTCGAAACGGAGAAAGCGCGTTCGATTATACCTTCGAGTTCTTCAATAACTCGACGTCCCGACGGGCGGCAGCCATGTAGTCTCCTTTCTTTATCCGGGCATTTCTAAAGTCCTGCGGTTCACCAATGTCGCAATTAATCTCTGACTCTCTGTCGCAATGATATGCCGATTCACCAACTGTAAACTGTTGCGAGACGGGCATCTTCTAGGCGAAGAAGACCTTTGGGTGCGAAATGGAATTATTCTCAATCCCAGAGACGTATTTTGGGGGGAGAAAAGGACGCCAGACCGCGTAATCGATTGCAAGGGTTACATCGCAGCTCCGGGCTTCATTGACACGCAAATAAACGGTGAAAATCGAGTCGCTGgcgtagaaaaaaatctgaCTCTTTTCCCAGGGGCTCTGGGGTTtgatttctcgtcgaatctGGACAATTTTCCCGAAAGTCTTTGCGCCGTGGCGAAGGAAATACTTCGTCACGGTGTAACGGCTTTCTGTCCAACAATTGTATCGTCTACTAGAGAAACTTACAAAGAGGCAGGTTACGTAGCAAAAATAGTCcgaaattttcaattttcaattttcagaTTTTACCAAAATTTGTTGCGTATGAAAGTGGCCCAGACGAAGCGACTCTACTAGGACTTCATCTCGAAGGACCCTTTATTagtcaagaaaaaagaggtGCTCACCACGAGAAGGCGGTGTGGGTCGATGAGGACAAGGCAATCACCATGGATACGCTGATGAAGCGATACGGATCTCTAGAAAGAGTCAGCATTGTTACCGTAGCACCTGAGCTAAGGGGAATGTACGAAGTTATAGAAGaattacagcaaaagaaTATTGCTGTATCATTAGGTATAGTCAAACGCTAAAAAAAGGGGGATTATTTAATAATTCATATGGAAGGGCATAGTATGTGCAATCTTGACGGGGCTGAAGATGCCGTAAACAGAGGATCTCGTTTTATTACTCATCTTTTCAATGCTATGCTTCCTGTATGTAAAATTTGAACAAGGGGTAGGGATACTGTGATCCTGTAGTGTTGCTATAGTTTCATCATCGCGATCCGGGCATTGTGGGTCTATTGACTAGCAAAAGACTAAAAAATCGCCAAATCTATTACGGAATAATTGGTGATGGAGTGCACACGGATCCCGCAGCGTTGAGAATAGCCTACAGAGCTAACCCTAAAGGTGCTCCTCCTCCCTTCCCCACCCCCAACATCACAAAGCAtaccttttcttctcaaggAGTTGTCCTTGTGACCGATGCAATGGCTGCCATGGGCTTATCCGATGGGATACACAGTCTAGGCTGTCAAAGTATAGAAGTTCAAGGAAATCAGGCCCGGCTAGTCGGAGAAAAAGATCGTCTAGCCGGAAGGTTACAACTTAGATAAATAGATATAGATTAACATAAATTTTACGTAGCGTGGCAACCATGGACCACTGTGTTCGCTATTTTGAAAAGGAGACGGGTACGTCGTCTGAGTAGCGGTATTTTCATCATTCTATACTTTACGTTTAGGATGCGGTATACCTGCTGCCTTAGAGGCGGCAAGTTTACACCCAGCTAAAATGCTGAGacttgaaaacgaaagggGAACGCTCAATTACGGCTCAAGAGCCGACTTTATTCTATTGGACAATGATATGAATGTCCAAAGAACGTACATAGATGGTCGGCTAGTTTacgagacaaaaaaatagagACTCTCTGTACTATGCACAAATTTTCACCGCGCTATAAGTGTGCATGACGACaacactgcaaaaaaatataGTCGTGCAGAAATACTGTGCTTACTTCTTCCTTTACGAATCGTACGGATTCACGTGCTGTCGTCGAAACTGTGGCAATACTACAATAGTCGGAAAAGCCGGCGATCGACTTATCTGCATAGAGAGGATGATATCTAAATGAATTCTCATCCTAATTCAACATACCGACGAACTGGCCGACATTGCTCTCATTTTAGTGACGGCGGAGCTCGCGCGTGACGTAAAAGGAACGCGTGGCACGGGAGAGTGGCAACGTGAGGGAAGAGGAGCGCTCAGATTTCGAATTCTTCCCAGGGGCCTTGGCCTAGTGCGTTTGAGTCATGCATGCACCACTACACTGCACTCAAAAAAGTCTCACCTGGTTTCAGCTGCCGCTTTTCGCACTATGACCATTGAgttcaagtcgtcgtcactcaGAAGCTGTGTATTATGAAACGCGTGGTATTTCTCTTTATTCTTTGTTGGAGATGAACCCAGTTTAGGCTTGAAGCtaaaatttttgacgtcatgtaGACGACAAAAGTTTTCGATAATCAGGTTGACTCACCACATAAATTTATCATAGCCAGAAGCAAAATGCTCATCGGCTCTCACTCTCGACTGCGTCAAAAGGTCACTAATaccaaaaaaaagatttcattTTATGCCTTCCTATTATGAATAAATTAACCTGGAATCTTTCTTATTTACAGCCAACATCCGACTCAATTCCTTCTCGCtaatcgtcttcgacgagtGCAGGGACACGGCACTGACATCATTCGACTCCTCCACGCCCCTCTTCTTCACCCTAGCCGCTTGCCTCTGCTTCcaactaaaaagaaaaagaaaaacagctAGGAAGTACACATGAATAACGGAATGATCTATGATACCTCCACAAGGGTCGACGCCTGTAAAGAGGCTGCGGCCCACTGTTCACAGCAGACCATCTAAGAGAAACGCCTATATTAAAGTACTCATATATATACAAATGACGACTTACAGTTTTGGAGTTTCAGGATCGGTGGTGACCctgtagagaaagagagaaaaaaatcgattttagGAGCGCCTTGCTGTGGGACTTGCTTCGGAATGTCCCGCTGCCACGATTCGGTGGTGGCGCCCATTAGGCGCTTgtcgaaattcttcgtcgctttgctCAAAAGTGGAGGAGGTGGAGACCCATTAGGGGAACGAAGTGTCGTTTTCGGCTCCTTCGCTACGATTAGCTTGGCCGCCTGCGTCTAGAACTTTGTTACGACTACACTATAAACAAGGAGCGCCTCTTACGCGCTCCGGAAACGCGGTGCGTCGTTGGAAACGACGATATAAtgattcgctttcgtcgtcaacgttgcTCTGCGAAGTCGAGATAGTGTCTAATCGACGTTGGCAGTGTCAAAACGCATACCTGAAGGCCTGGTAGCTCGAAATCGTGCAGTTTACCAACTGCAGCCATCAGGCTTGCGCAAACAATTTAGAACGTCAAGACCCGGATAACACTAAAATAacatctatctatctatctatctatctatctataaCTTTCTGCACTACAAGACAAAACGTCAAGAGAAGCGTCAGTTTAGTTCCAATCCGACGTTTCTGGGTCTGCAGTAGTATTCCAAGCTGATGTAGAAGATGTAGCAGCGGGATTTTGTAAAAGAGACCCCTCTTCTTCTAAAGTAGCAACGCCATTATTGTCCCTTTTGCAGCACTTCCTACACAGCATTTTGAGCCGCCTTCTAAAGCTGCTTGTAGAAAAAGTGTAGATGAAAGGaccaaagaaagaaatgataGAAGGTACAAACATAGTAGCAGCAAAAAAGTCCTGAAATGTAGAACTTTTGCTTATTTCAAGagcttttttgacgttggCCATCAGATAAGCATTCCATGACGTAAACAGCAACAGTGGAATTGAAACTAGAAATATTGCAGTCATCAGCCTTATTCCCTCCTGGTTTCGAATCTGCCTATTTCCCCGTAGTTTTCTGTACACAAAAATGACTGTTGCAATATAGAATGATGCCATTGCTATCGCTATGACAAAATAGAAGGAATTGATCACTTGCTCCAAACGAGACTCGGAGGAATTTTCTCCTAATAGAAAGTAAGTTCCGCATCTTGCAAAACTCATCGAAATGTTGTGACTTTTGTGCAGAAACTGATTGTAAGTGTAAGATTTTAGTGGACAATACATAGACAGTGCGAATGAAACTAGCCACTCTAGGACAAGAAGAATACTTAGACTTCTTTTTCCCGCCACAATTCTTCGGCCACAGCAGCCGACAATTTGCATGAATCCTAGAAAGATTATTGTTACGTACAGCATTGTCCAGAGGGAGAGCGACGCAGTTGCAATCACGCGCGACGTCCAGCATAGATGAGCCATTAGAATTGAGACATATGCACACCagttctttcttcgtttcatCACAGCAACGATTAGAATTCTTCCAAGAGATAAGAAAACGTCCGACAAAGCTAAATTGATGACGAGAATAGAGTGAGGACTTCGATTAGAACTACATCTCCATACAATCACCACAACATTGAATAGGATAGCGAGGCCTGAAATAAGCAGCAATCCCACCGCAACCCCGGGACGAGAAGTGATAACTTCGTAGAAAATAAACGTGAGTCGAAGTTCTATTTCAAGAGCCGTAGATCCACTCTCCGAGTCGTTTATTTGCATGAAGCTTTCGCAGTATAGATCAGTGGAAGAAAACATCTCCGATCTCCTTCAATCCTTTCTCTAACGTATCACCGCCGACGTCTGCCGTACGTAACACACTGACGCATCCAATGGCCGATACGGATATTCTCGCTTCTCACTTTTCGttttacttaattaattctcgCTTCTCGGTTTTACTTTTCGCTTCTCGCTAGGAAGCGAGAAGTAAAACCGAGAAGTGAGAAGCGAGAAGCAAGAACCCGGCCGTACGTATTGCATGGCCATCTTCGATTTGATTGTATATCCGGCATTGTCTGCCTGGTGTGAATACGCTGCCAGCCTATGTCTCTCGCTTCGGATAACTTCCCAGCGTTCGCTTAATTCATTTCTTCGCAAATTCTAAGCAAGATATACACGTTATTGTCTCTGCATCCCATAAAGATTTCATCGCCTTGCTCAAAAGAGTGGAGGAAACCCATTAGGGAAATTCTTCGCGTTACGACGTTGTTTTGGCtcattttttcgtcttccgCGGTCTTTGTTCCGACTAGCTGCTATGGACAGCTAGGAAGAGTGGCCTCTTACGTAACGTGGTGCGTCGCGCTGCATGGAGACTCACTTTCGTTCATGCGAAGTCTAGACAGTGTCTAATCGACGACGCATTGCATACCCGAAGGCCTGATAGCTCGAAATCGTGCAGTTTTACAACTTAGGTAGTTTTACCAGAGAAAACAGAAGTTCAAGACCCGGATAGACTATAATGTACAGTGTAGGTAGGTAGCAAAAAGTGAAGCACCCAGTTTAGTTCCAATCCAACGTTTCTGTGTCTGCAGTAGTATTCCAAGCTGACGTAGAAGATGTAGCTGCCGGATTTTGTAAAAGAgactcgtcttcttctaaaGTAGCAAAGCCATTAGTGTCCTTTTTGCAGCACTTCCTACACAGCATTTTGAGACGCCTTCTAAAGCTGCTGGTCGAAAAAGTGTAGATGAAAGGaccaaagaaagaaatgataGACGGAACAAACATAGTAGCAGCAAAAAAGTCCTGAAATGTAGAACTTTTGCTTATTTCAAGAGTTTTTTTGGAGTTGGCCATCAGATAAGCATTCAATGACGTAAACAGCAACACTGGAATTGTAACTAGAAATATCGCAGTCATCAGCCTTATTCCCTCTTGGTTTCGAATCTGCCTATTGTCCCGTAGTTTCCTGCACACAAAAACGACTGTTGCAATATATAATGCTGCCATTGCTATCGCTATGGCAAAATAAAGAGAATCTGTGAAGACTCGACTCAAACGACGAGATTCGGAAAAGTCTGCTAATTCAAAGTAAGCTCCGCAGGTTGTATAAGTCATCGAAATGTTGCGACTGCCGTGAAGAAGCTGATTGACTGTGAGATCTTAGTGTCCAATACATAGACACTGCAAACGAAATTAGCCACTCTAGGACTAGAAGAATACTTAGACTTCTTTTTCCCGCAGATATTCTTCGACCACAGCAGCCAACAATTTGCATGAATCCTAAGACGATTATCATTACATACAGCATCGCAAAGAGGAAGATCGCCGCCCGTGCAATCACGTTCGACGTCCAGCATAGACGAGCCGTTAGAATTGAGACATACGCACACCACTTCTTTCGTAGTTTCATAACTGCAACGATTAGAATTCTTCCCAGAGACAAGAGGATGTCCGACAAAGCTAAATTGATAATGAGAATAGAGTGAGGATTTCGATTAGAACTGCATCTCCATACAATCACCACAACATTGAATAGAATAGCGAGACCTGAAATGAGCAGCAAACCCACCGCAACTGCAGGACGAGAAGCGATGATGttgtagaaaagaaacgtgAACGGAAGTTCTATTTTAAAAGGCGATTGGTCCGGTCCACTATAATTCATCATGAAGCTTTCACAGTAAGGAGGATCAGCGGAAGAAAACATCTCCGATCTTCTTTAGTCCTTACTCTAACGTACGACTGCTGTACTAAAAACACTGGAGCATCCGTAAAGTGAGATTTGTGATTTGATCATACATCCGGCATTGTCTGCTTTTGGTGTGAATTGAAACGAAAATGTACCCGGAATGGCTCTGCATATTGTCTGCTTTTGGTGTGAATTGAAACGAAAATGTACCCGGAATGGCTCTGATGGCGTTTCTAAGCTGGCGCACGTACACCTccgaaattcttcgtcgctttgctCAAAAGTGGAAGAGACCCATATTAGAGAAATTCCGCTGTACGTGAGTCGTTggaaacgacgattcgactcgCTTTTGTCATCAACGTTGCCCTCTGCAAAGTCGACATAGTGTCTAATCGACGTCGGAAGCGGGAAAATGCATACATGAAGGCCTGGTAGCTCGAAATCGTGCAGTTTAGCAGCTGCAACAATTTAGAAAGTCAAGACCCGGATATATTCTAATGTAGTGCCTTAGATATAAGACGGAACACTCAATCTAAAACGTAAGCACTATTTTAGTCTAAATCCGACGTTTCTGTGTCTGCAGTAGTATCGCCAGTGCTAGGCCAAGCTGACGTAGATGATGTAGCGGCGTCCTCTTCTAAAGCAGTATAGCCTTTATTGCGCTTTTTGTAGCACCTCTTGCACAAAAGCTTGAGCTGTCTTATAAAGCTGCTTGTTAGAAAAGTGTAGATGAAGGGGCCAAAGAAAGCAATCACAGAAGGAACAAACATAGAAGCAGGAAGAAGGTTGTGAAATGCTGCACTGGTACTTATTCTAGAAAACGGCAAAAATGTTTCGGAGTTGGCAATGAGATAGGCATTCCATGATTCAAACAGCGAAATCGGAATTGAAAGTAGATATACGACAGTCATGAGCCTTATTCCCTCTTGGGGTCTCTTTTGGTTTCGACTTTCTTATTATTCCGTAGTTTCCTGCACACAAAAATGACTGTTGTAACATAGAATGATGCCACTGCAACCGCTATGATAAAATACAAACAATTTACGATCACTTGTTGGTAAAGTAGAGAATTATAATCCCCAAGTTCAATAAAAGTTCCACAATTTGCTGCATTCATCGAAATATTGTGACGCttgtgaagaaattgattgtATGTTTGTCTTTGTAGTGTTCTAATCACTGATACTGCAATTGAAACTGCCCACTCTAGAGTgagaaaaattagaagacttcttttctctgtAGAGATGCTTCTGCCACAGCATCCAACAATTTATGTGTCGCTTTGCTCAAaagtggaggaggaggaggaggaggagaccCATTAGGGGAACGAAGTGTCGTTTTCGGCTCCTTCGCTACGATTAGCTTGGCCGCCTGCGTCTAGAACTTTGTTACGACTACACTATAAACAAGGAGCGCCTCTTACGCGCTCCGGAAACGCGGTGCGTCGTTGGAAACGACGATATAACGattcgctcgtcgtcaacgttgcTCTGCGAAGTCGCGATAGTGTCTAATCGACGTAGGTAGTGTCAAAATGCATACCTGAAGGCCTGGTAGCTCGAAATCGTGCAGTTTTCCAACTGCAGCCATCAGGGCTTGCGCAAACAATTTAGAACGTCAAGACCCGGATAACACTTTCTGCACTACAAGACAAAACGTCAAGAGAAGCGTCAGTTTAGCTCCAATCCGACATTTCTGGGTCTGTAGTAGTATTCCAAGCTGATGTTACTAAAGTAACAACGCCATTATTGTCCCTTTTGCAGCACTTCCTACACAGCATTTTGAGCCGCCTTCTAAAGCTGCTTGTAGAAAAAGTGTAGATGAAAGGaccaaagaaagaaatgataGAAGGTACAACAAACATAGTAGCAGCAAAAAAGTCCTGAAACGTAGCACTTTCGCTCATTTGAAAAGCCTTTTTGGCGTTGGCCATCAGATAAGCATTCCATGACGTAAACAGCAACAGTGGAATTGAAACTAGAAATATTGCAGTCATCAGCCTTATTCCCTCCTGGTTTCGAATCTGCCTACTTCCCCGTAGTTTCCTGCACACAAAAATGACTGTTGCAATATAGAATGATGCCATTGCTATCGCTATGACAAAATAGAAGGAATTGATCACTAGCTCCAAACGAGAGAAATGTTCTCCTAATAGAAGGTAAGCTCCGCATCTTGCAAAACTCATCGAAATGTTGTGACTTTCATGAAGAAGCTGATTGTAAGTGTAAGATTTTAGTATGATACACACAGACAGTGCAAATGAAATTAGCCATTCTACGACAAGAAGAATACTTAGACGTCTTTTTCCCGCCGAAATTCTTCTGCCACAGCATCCAACAATTTGCATAAATCCTAGAAGGATTATTGTTACGTACAGCATCGCCCAGAGGAAGATCGCCGCATTTGCGATCACGCGCGACGTCCAGCATAGACGAGCCATCAGAATTGAGATATACGCACaccatttctttcttcctttcATGACGACAACAATAAGAATGCTTCCCAGAGATAAGAGAGTGTCCGACAAAGCTAAATTGATGACGAGAATAGAGTGAGGACTTCGATTAGAACTGCATCTCCATACAATCACCGCAACATTGAAAAGGATAGCGAGACCTGAAATGAGCAGCAAACCCACCGCAACCCCAGGACGAGAAGCGATGATGTTGTAGAACAGAAACGAAAGCCGAAGTTCTATTTCAAAAGGCGTCGGTTCCCTCCCACTACTATCGTTTAGTCGCATCTTGAAGATTTCACAGTAAGAAGGATCAGTGGAAGAAACTGACATCTCCGATCTCCTACGATCCTTACTCTCGAACGTAGCACTGCAATAAACACGGACGCATCCGCAAAGTGAGATTTGTGATTTGATCGTATACATCCGGCATTTGGTGTGAAAGACGGTTGCTCAGAGCCTGTGCACAACCCACCCGGATTAGAAAGCTAAGACCAATCAATCTACAAGGCAGTTTAGTTGAAGTTTGTGTCGTCTGAATCTCCGGTCCAAGCTGACGTAGAAGATGTAGCGGCGGGGTTTTCTAAAGCAGCAAAGCCATTATTGTCCTTTTTGCAGCACTTCCTACTAGTACACAAAATTTTGAGCCGCCTTCTAAAGACGCTTGTCGAAAAAGTGTAGATGAAAGGACCAAAGAAAGACACGATAGAAGGAACAAACATAGTAGCAGCAAAAAAGTCCTGAAACGAAACACTTTTGCTTATTTCAAAACCTCTCTTGGAGTTGGCCATCAGATAAGCATTCAATGACGTAAACAGCAACAATGGAATCGAAACTAGAAATATCGCAGTCATCAGCCTTATTCCCTCTTGGTTTCGAATCTGCCTATTGTCCCGTAGTTTCCTGCACACAAAAACGACTGTTGCAATGTAGAATGATGTCATTGCTATAGCTACGAAAAAATAAGAGGAATCTGTGATCACTTGTCCCAAACGATGAGAGGGATATTCtccaaattgaaagaaaGTTCCGCATTTTGCCAGACCTATTGAAATGTTGTGACTTTCGTGAAGAAGTTGATTGTAAGTGTAAGAGTGTAGTTCTCCAGACGTAGACAGTGCGAACGAAATTAGCCACTCCACGACAAGAAGAATACCTAGACTTCTTTTTCCCGCCGAAATTCTTCGGCCACAGCATCCAACAATTTGCATAAATCCTAGAAAGATTATTGTTACGTACAGCATCGCCCAGAGGAAGATCGCCGCATTTGCGATCACGCGCGACGTCCAGCATAGACGAGCCATCAGAAGTGACACATACGCACACCAgttctttcgtcgtttcaTCACAGCAACGAGTAGAATTCTTCCCAGAGACAAGAGAATGTCCGACAAGGCTAAATTGATAACGAGAATAGAGTGAGGACTTCGATTAGAGCTACATCTCCAGACAATCACCGCAACATTGAAAAGGATAGCGAGACCTGAAATGAGCAGCAAACCCACCGCAACCCCAGGACGAGAAGCGATGATGTTGTAGAACAGAAACGAAAGCCGAAGTTCCATTTCAAAAGGCGTCGGTTCCGTCCCACTACTATCGTTTAGTCGCATCTTGAAGATTTCACAGTAAGAAGGATCAGTGGAAGAAACTGACATCTCCGATCGCCTACGATCCTTACTCTTGAACGTAGCACTGCCGTAAACACTGGAGCATCCGCAAAGTGAGATTTGTGATTTGATCGTATACATCCGGCATTGTCTGCTTGCATGATGGTGCTATGTCTCTCGCCTCGGATTAATTTATCTCTTTGCAAATTCTAAGCAAGCACGTTATCGTCTCTGCATCCCATGAAGATTTCATCATGCACCTTGCTCAAAAGAGTGGAGGAGACCCAGTAGGAGAATTCTTCGCGTTACAACGACCTATTTTCGTCTTCCCCGCGGTCTTGTTCCGACTAGCTGCTATAGACAGGAAGAGTGGCCTCTTACGCGCTCCTGAAACGCGGTGCGTCGCGCTGGAGACCCGCTTTCGTTCATGCAAAGTCAAGATAGTGGCAAATTGCATTCACGAAGGCTTGGTAGCTCGAAATCGTGCAGTTTTACCAGAGCAAACAGAAGTTCAAGGCCCGGATATAGGTAACAAAGTGCAAAGCGTGAAGCGCTCAGTTTAGTTCCAATCCAACGTTTCTGTGTCTGCAGTAGTATTCCAAGCTGACGTAGAAGATGTAGCGACCGGGTTTTGTAAAAGAGACCCCTCTTCTTCTAAAGCTGCAAAGCCATTGTCCTTTCTGCAGCACTTCCTACACAGAATTTTGAGCCGCCTTCTAAAGCTGCTGGTCGAAAAAGTGTAGATGAAAGGaccaaagaaagaaatgataGACGGAACAAACATAGTAGCAGCAAAAAAGTCCTGAAATGTAGAACTTTTGCTTATTTCAAGAGCTTTTTTGGAGTTGGCCATCAGATAAGCATTCGATGACGTAAACAGCAACAGTGGAATTGTAACTAGAAATATTGCAGTCATCAGCCTTATTCCCTCCTGGTTTCGAATCTGCCTATTGTCCCGTAGTTTCCTGCACACAAAAACGACTGTTGCAATATATAATGATGCCATTGCTATCGCTGtgacaaaaaaaaaggaatctGAAATCACTTGGTACCAACGATGAGCGGGATATTCTCCGAATTCGAAGAAGGTACCGCATTTTGCCAAATTCATTGAAATGTTGTGACTTTCGTAAAAAAGTTGCTTGTAAGAGTAAGAGTGCAGTGCCCCATACGTAGACAGTGCGAATGAAATAAGCCACTCTAGGACAAGAAGAATACTTAGACTTCTTTTTCCCGCAGATATTCTTCGACCACAGCAGCCAACAATTTGCATGAATCCTAAGACAATTATCATTACGTACAGCAtcgtagagagagagagcgacgCTTTTGCGATCACGCGCGACGTCCAGCATAGACGAGCCGTAAAAATCGAGACGTACGCACACcacttctttcgtcgcttcaTAACTGCAACAAGTAGAATTCTTCCCAGAGATAAGAGGGTGTCCGACAAAGCTAAATTGATGACGAGAATGGAGTGAGGACTTCGATTAGAACTGCATCTCCATACAATCGCCACAACATTGAACAGGATAGCGAGACTTGAAATGAGCAGCAAACCCACCGCAACTGCCGGACGAGAAGCGATGACGTTGTAGAAAATAAACGTGAAACGACGTTCTATTTCAAAAGGCGACGGATCCGTCTCACTATCGTTTGCTTGCACCTTGAAGCCGTCACAGTAAGAAGGCTCAGTGGAAGAAAACATCTCCGATCTTCTATAATCCTTACTCTAACGCACCACTGCCGTAAACACCGACGCGTCCGGCCGCAAAGTGAGATCCATTGTCTATTTTTGTGTGAATACGCATCCGGCCCACAATACGTGCGCTTTTATACGCTCCGGATCTTTCAAGAGTTTCTATTTCTTTGCTAATTCTAAGCAATACACGTTATCGTCTCTGCATCCAATGAAGATTTCGTTACCATGCACAACGGGTGACGAAAATACTTCTGATGGCATTTCTAAGCTGGCACACACTTCCCCGCTGTCCAAATCAGCCACATGCACAACTCCTCTGCTTTCACAAAAGCAAACAAAGCTAGAGTCAAAGAGACGAAATGCAAACGGTGTAGAATAGATCGGACTTTGAGGATGACAGCAAGACCACAACGGTGTCCCATTAGCAGCAGATAGGCAACGAAGCTGACAATCATGAGACCCAATCAAAATGATTTCTGATTCTAGAGAGTTAAAAACGACggaaggcgacgaaaaaatcggcCGTCCAGTAGAAAAGAACCAAAGCTAAAAAACGAATCCTTCCTTATCTATCAAAATATAATCCTACAGCTATTCTGTACCTGTTCGCCTTCGGAAGTAACACAGTAAACATTCCCATCCGTTGAACCAATGCACAACGAACCGTTGCTCAATAAcgacggagaagaaaaaaacggtcTCGGACTTGGGTAAACCCAGATCTTATGGTGGGAGTGCTAGAGAGAACACAAAGCGTgtgttgacgtcgtcgcgaaagtCTAACTCCACGACTAACCAGGCAGACGCACATCAAATGCCCAGCCAGTGTGGCACCGTAAACACGACGTCGTGAGGAGTCCATAACAggagaggaaaaaaacgatccGTTGCCTTTGATAGACGCCACCAATTCCTTGTCCTAAACGTCATCATGCCACATAAAACTTAAAAGACCACAGC from Oscarella lobularis chromosome 1, ooOscLobu1.1, whole genome shotgun sequence includes these protein-coding regions:
- the LOC136193880 gene encoding N-acetylglucosamine-6-phosphate deacetylase-like, yielding MICRFTNCKLLRDGHLLGEEDLWVRNGIILNPRDVFWGEKRTPDRVIDCKGYIAAPGFIDTQINGALGFDFSSNLDNFPESLCAVAKEILRHGVTAFCPTIVSSTRETYKEILPKFVAYESGPDEATLLGLHLEGPFISQEKRGAHHEKAVWVDEDKAITMDTLMKRYGSLERVSIVTVAPELRGMYEVIEELQQKNIAVSLGHSMCNLDGAEDAVNRGSRFITHLFNAMLPFHHRDPGIVGLLTSKRLKNRQIYYGIIGDGVHTDPAALRIAYRANPKGVVLVTDAMAAMGLSDGIHSLGCQSIEVQGNQARLVGEKDRLAGSVATMDHCVRYFEKETGCGIPAALEAASLHPAKMLRLENERGTLNYGSRADFILLDNDMNVQRTYIDGRLVYETKK
- the LOC136193887 gene encoding uncharacterized protein isoform X1; translation: MAAVGKLHDFELPGLQSNVDDESESLYRRFQRRTAFPERTQAAKLIVAKEPKTTLRSPNGSPPPPLLSKATKNFDKRLMGATTESWQRDIPKVTTDPETPKLWSAVNSGPQPLYRRRPLWSWKQRQAARVKKRGVEESNDVSAVSLHSSKTISEKELSRMLAVNKKDSSDLLTQSRVRADEHFASGYDKFMCFKPKLGSSPTKNKEKYHAFHNTQLLSDDDLNSMVIVRKAAAETRPRPLGRIRNLSAPLPSRCHSPVPRVPFTSRASSAVTKMRAMSASSSISRSPAFPTIVVLPQFRRQHVNPYDS
- the LOC136193887 gene encoding uncharacterized protein isoform X2; amino-acid sequence: MAAVGKLHDFELPGLQSNVDDESESLYRRFQRRTAFPERAAKLIVAKEPKTTLRSPNGSPPPPLLSKATKNFDKRLMGATTESWQRDIPKVTTDPETPKLWSAVNSGPQPLYRRRPLWSWKQRQAARVKKRGVEESNDVSAVSLHSSKTISEKELSRMLAVNKKDSSDLLTQSRVRADEHFASGYDKFMCFKPKLGSSPTKNKEKYHAFHNTQLLSDDDLNSMVIVRKAAAETRPRPLGRIRNLSAPLPSRCHSPVPRVPFTSRASSAVTKMRAMSASSSISRSPAFPTIVVLPQFRRQHVNPYDS